The genomic region GGGCGGCCGAACAGCGTGCGTCTCACGGTCACCAAGCGTACGTGTCGTGGCTGGTGGCGGCCGGCCGCCAGCGGGTCAGGGCGGGGTCAGCTCACGCAGGCGGGCGATCTCGATGGCCTGTTCGGTGGCGAGTGAGGTGGCCAGTTCGTTGAGGGTCGCATCGACGCCTACCGACAGCAGGTCGGTGGCCATGGTGACCGCGCCCTGGTGGTGGTCGGTCATCATCGCGATGAAGAGCCTGTCGAACTCGACGCCCCGGGCGGCGGTCAGCCGCTTCATCGCCTCGGGTGACTGCATCCCCCGCATCCCGGCGTGGTCGTGGCCGGGCGCCGTCTCGGGCAGGCCGCGGGTGGCGAGCCAGCCGCGCAGGACCTTGATCTCCGGGCCCTGGCCGGCGCGGATCCGGTCGGCGTAGGCGCGGATCCGGGGATCGGCGGCCCGCTCCTGGGCGAGGGCGCTCATCTCCAACGCCTGCTGGTGGTGCGGGATCATCATCTGGACGTAGACGGTGTCCAGGCCGTTGTAGCGGGGCGGGCTGTCGTCGCGCACCTCCTGGGCGGACCGGGCGACCGCCGGCTCGCCGGGGCGGCCCGGCACGAGCACCGGCGGGGGCGGCGGGCCGGTCGGGCTGGCCGCCGTCGGGCTGGGCGACGCCGAGCGGGTCGAGGCCGCCGGCCGGCCGGGGTCGCCGGTGGCGCGGACAGCCAGCACCGCCAGCACCACAATGAGGGCCGCCGTTATGACGACGGCCAGTAACCGACCACGTCGGACGGTCATGCCGCACCCCCCTCAGGTCGAGGTCGCAGCGATCCTATCCATTGACGAGTCGACGCGGATGTGACCCGGGTCACATCGATGATCTCCGACGGTCGGTAAGGTACCGACCATCGCCATCCCCCTTTCGAAGGGCGCCGCCGATGATCCGACTGGCCACCGCACGGCTCCGACAACTCCGCATCGTCAGCCTGGCCGCAACAGGTCTGCTGCTGACAAGCGTCGCCGTGGCGACGCCGAGCAGCGCCCAGGAGGCCGCACCAGCGGCGGCACCACAGGCCGCCGCCAGCGACATCCCGGGCGTCGACGAGATCCGCAGCAGCCCCAACCTGCGGCAGATCGCCAACCTCCCCAAGCAGGCGCCGTTCGACACGACAGCCGCGCTCAACAGCGACATGGCGTTCCAGGGCAAGTACGCCTTCGCCGGCAACTACAACGGGTTCGTCGTCTACGACATCTCCCGGCCCAGCGCGCCCAAGATCACCGCGCAGGTGTCCTGCCCGGGATCGCAGAACGACATCTCGGTCTACGGCAACCTGCTGTTCGTCTCCACCGACTCGTCGCGCAGTGACGACTCGTGCGCGAGCGTCGCCCAGCCCGCCTCCGTGAAGGAGTCGTGGGAGGGCATCAAGGTCTTCGACATCAGTGACAAGGCCAACCCGCGCTACATCAAGTCCGTGGAGACCGCCTGCGGGTCGCACACCCACACGCTGGTGCCGGGCAAGGACCGCAAGAACGTCTACCTGTACGTCTCGTCGTACAGCCCGCGGGCCGAGTTCCCCGACTGCCAGCCGCCGCACGACTCCATCTCCATCGTCAAGGTGCCGGTGAAGAAGCCGACCGAGGCGGCCGTCATCTCGACGCCGAACCTCTTCCCGGACGGCGGTTTCCCGGGCAGCGAGACCGGCTCGGCGACCACCGGCTGCCACGACATCACCGCGTACCCGGCGAAGGACATCGCGGCGGGCGCCTGCATGGGTGACGGCATCCTGCTCGACATCAAGAACCGGGAAGCTCCTCGCCTGATCACCCAGGTCCGGGACACGGTCAACTTCGCCTTCTGGCACTCGGCCACCTTCAACAACGCCGGCACCAAGGTCGTCTTCACCGACGAGCTGGGCGGCGGCGGGGCGGCCACCTGCAACGAGACCGTCGGCCCCAACCGGGGAGCGGACGCCATCTACGACATCACCGGTCGCGGTGACGCCCGGACGCTTGCGTTCCGCAGCTACTACAAGATCCCCCGCACGAACGCCGAGACCGAGAACTGCGTGGCGCACAACGGCTCGCTGGTCCCGGTGCTCGGGCGGGACATCATGGTGCAGGCGTGGTACCAGGGCGGCATCTCCGTCTGGGACTTCACCGACTCGCGCCACCCCAAGGAGATCGCGTACTGGGAGCGGGGGCCGCTCTCCGCCACCGAGCCCGTCACCGGTGGCGCGTGGTCGACGTACTACTACAACGGCAACATCTACTCCAACGACATCCAGAAGGGCCTGGACGTCCTGGAGCTGAACGACTGGCGGACCTGGACGGCGAACCTGACCCGGTTCAACGAGCTGAACGTGCAGACCCAGCCCGGTTACCTGAGCTGGTAGCACCGACCGCGCGACCCGGGCCCGGCCTCTCGTCGAGGGGCCGGGCCCGGCCACGTCAGCCCGCCCGGACCAGGCCCGCCGCCCCGATCGGGGGGCGCCACGGTGGGGCCGGTCACCTGAGCGGGGGTTGGCGATCGGCCGGCCGGCCCCTGTGCCAACGTGGTCAGATGTGAAGTCTGCCGCCGGCACGCCGCCGGCCCCGCCCGAACCGACCGCGCGCTGGCGTCCCCACCCGCTCGACGTGGTGGCGGTCGTCCTCGCGGTGGCCGGTGCGGCCTGCGCGCTGAGCGGGCTACTGTCCCGCGCCGAGACCACTGCCACCCTGCACCGCATCCTGCCGCTGCTGCTCTTCCTCGGCACCGTGATCGTGCTGGCCGAGCTGACCGCCGTGGCGGGCGTCTTCGACGTGCTGGCCAGCCGGCTCGCCATCGCCTCCCGGGGCCGCTGGGCGGCGCTGTTCCTGCTCTGCGGCGGCCTCGCCACGGTGACCACCCTCGTGCTCAACCTCGACACGACTGCCGTGCTGCTCACCCCGGTGCTGCTCGCGCTGGCCCGCGGCCTGCGCGTCCCGGCCGGACCGCTCGCGGTCACCACGGTCTGGCTGGCGAACACCGCAAGCCTGCTGCTGCCGGTGTCCAACCTGACGAACCTGCTGGCCGCCGACCGGGTCGGGCTCACGCCACTGGCGTACGCCGAACGGATGGCGCTGCCGCAGCTCGCCGCCGTGACGGTGACCATGGTGCTGCTCTGGTACTGCTGGTGGCGGCGGGAACGACCGGCCGGCGGACGCTTCGTCCCGCCGGCCCCACACGTGCCGGCCGACCCGGTGCTGCACCGCGTCGCGCTCGCCGGCTGCCTACTCTTCGTCGCCGGCATCCTCGCCGGGGTGGAGATCGGGCTCGCCTCAAGCGTCGCGCTCGCGCTGGTGCTGCTCGGCTTCGTGGTCCGCTCCCCCACCACGCTGCGGGCCGGGTTGGTGCCCGTACGGCTGCTGCTCTTCGTCGTCGGCCTGTTCCTGGTGGTGCAGACCCTCGGCCGGCACGGGCTGGACGACCTGGTCGCCGACCTGGTCGGCGCCGACGGCGGTGCGGCCGGCGCGCTGCGCGCCGGCGGCACGGGGGCGCTGCTGGCCAACGCGGTGAACAACCTGCCGGCCTACCTGGCCGGTGAGGCGGTGCTGCCCGGCGCCGACCACACCCGCCTGCTGGCCCTGCTGATCGGCACGAACGTCGGCCCACTCGCCGCGCCGTGGGCGTCGCTCGCCACCCTGCTCTGGTTCGAACGGTGCCGGGCGGCCGGGGTGGCGGTGCCGGTACGACGGTTCGTGCTGACCAGCACCCTGCTCGCCGTCGCCGGCACGCTCGCCGCGGTCGGCGCGCTGCTGCTGGTCAGCTGAGGGCCGTCAGCCGGCGGCCCGCTCCACGATGAACATGAAGCAGCCGTAGACCACGTTGCGGCTGTGTAGCTGGCGCACCCGCGGGTCGGCGAACAGCTCCGCGATCACCGCCTCCGGGTCGGTGCCGTCGTGCAGCCGGCCGCCGCAGATCCGTCCCTGCCGGTCGTACGCCCGCAGCACCTGGGGACGCCCCCGCCAGGCCGGCGGGTGGCCACCGGCGTGGTCCGGGCCCGGGCAGGCGGCGGCGTGCGCGAAGACCGGCCCGATCTCCCGGTACGCGGCGGCGTCGATCGGTGGGGCGTAGCCGAACAGCAGCAGCGCCTCCCCCGCCTCGGCGTCGCGCAGGCAACAGCGCAGCGGTTCCCCGCCGCCGGCCAGGCACGCTTCGACGGGGTGGCCTGCGGCGTCGCGGCCGGTACGACGGACGAGGTCGAGGGCCGAGGCCGGTACGGCGTGGACGCGGAAGGTGGCGGTGGTCGTCATGCGTCCAGCCTGGTCCGGTGGCGGCGGCGATGCTGGCGGCGATCGGACCTGGCGCTGGTGCGCGTTTTCGGCCTTGTCGTCGTGTTGTCGCCATACTGTGCCGGATGACCGTTTATCCTGGTCAGGACCCATACGAGTAGGGAGTACCCATGACAGCGCACCGCGAGCTGGAGACCACCGAGACGGCAGTGCCGGACTACCGGCCGCCGACGATCCGGCGCCTCGGCACCCTCGCCGAGCTGACCAAGGGCGGCACGGTGGGCCCGGACGACGGGCTGGGCGGCGGAGGCGACGGCTCGCTCTGACCGGTCCTCGGCAGTGGGAACACCGCCGATGCTCACCGTCCGTCGGGCCCAGCGTCGGTTCGGCCGTCGGGTGATCTTCACGGACCTCGACCTCGACGTGGCCTCGGGCGCGCGCGTCTTTCTGGGCGGCAGCAACGGATCCGGCAAGACCACATTGCTGCGGTGCCTGTCCGGCACGCTGACCCTCAGCGCCGGGCAGGCCACCGTCGGCGGCCACCCCGTCGGATCGCTGCCCGCGAGACGTCTGACAGGTGTGTGTCTCGCACCCGAGCAGGGCCTGTACGAGAAACTGTCGGCGCGGGAGAATCTGGCCCTCGTCGCCCGGCTCCGCCTGCCCCGGCGGGCCGTCGCCCCGGCCGTCGCCGGCCTTGAGCAGGAACTCGACCTGACCGGCTACGCCACAGTTCCGGTGGAGCGCTGTTCGGCGGGAATGCGGGCCCGGGTGAGCATCGCGCGGGCCCTCGTGGGCGCGCCCGCCCTGCTGCTGCTCGACGAGCCCAGCCGGTCGCTCGACGACCCCTCCCGGCTGCTGCTCTGGCAGGCGCTGGACCGGCGACCCGAGCTGACCTGCGTGATCGCCTCGCACCACGCCGACGACCGACGCCGGTGCGGGACCGCCCTGACGCTCGCGGCGGCGGCATGACGCCGACCGCCGCCACCGCCACCCGCGCCAGCGGCCGCCGGGCGGGCGGAGCCGGCGGGAGGGGTGGGGCCACCGCGGTAGGCATGGTCCTCGCGCTGGTCCGTCGCGATCTCGGCGACCCGCGTCAGTTTCGGCTGCCGCTGCTGTTGGACGTCGCCTTCGGCGTCGTGAACCTTGTCGTCTTCCTGTTCATCTCCCGGGTGCTGACGCCTGCCACCGGCACCGACCTGACCCGCTCGCCCAGCTACTTCGACTTCGTGGCTGTCGGCATCACCTTCCTGCTCGTCCTGCAGGCGGCCAGCACCCAACTGACCGGCCGTGTGATCCGGGAACAGCGCAGTGGAACCCTTGAGCTGCTGGCGGCGCAGCCCGTCCCGGTTCCCGCGCTGGCCATCGGGACCGCGGGCTACCCGTTCCTGTTCGTGCTGCTGCGCTCCGGCGTCTACCTGGCGATCCTCGCCACGGTGCTCGGCCTGCGCACCGAACACGCCGACTGGTGGGGTGTGACTGTGGTGCTTGTCGCCGGCAGCGCGGCCATGATGGGCGTCGGTATCGTGCTGGCGGCGTTCACCATCGCGGTCGGGCACGGCGACGGCGCCGCCCGGCTCGTCGTCGTCGGGCTGTCCTTCGTGTCCGGCACGTACTTCCCGGTGTCCGAGCTTCCCGGCCCACTGCCGGCGCTGACCGCGGTGCTGCCCAGCCGGATCGCCCTGGACGGCCTGCGCGCCGCCCTCACCGGTGGTCACTGGACGTGGTCGGCCGGAGCGCTGCTCGGGGCCACCGCGCTGCTGCTGCCGGCATCGAGTTGGGCCTTCGGCCGGGCGCTGCGCGTCGCCGCGCGCCGGGGCGCCCTGAAACGCGATTGAGGTGACAGTGCTCCGTCCGACCTCGTTCGACATCGCCACCGGAACGGTGCTGGGTGTCGCCCCGGTATCGCCGCGTCGACCCACGCCGACCGGCCTGCCGGGCCCGCTCGGTGCGCTCGACGCGGCAGTGCTGCCCGGCCTGGCCCGGCCGCCATGCCTGGTCAGCTTCTCCGGCGGGTTGGACTCGTCGCTGGTCCTGGCGGTCGCCGTCCGCGCCGCCCGCCGGGAGGGCCTGCCCGACCCGGTGCCGGTCACCTGGCGGTTCGCCGGGGCGCCCCGGGCCAACGAGTCCGACTGGCAGGAACGGGTGATCCGGGCGCTGCGGCTCGACGGTTCCTGGCAGATCCTGCGGGCCGACGACGAGCTGGATCTGGTGGGGCCTGTCGCCCGCCGACTGCTGCGCCGCTACGGGGTGGTCCATCCGGTAAACCTGCACCTGCACCTACCCCTCGCCGAGCTGGCCGGCGGCGGCTCGCTGCTCACCGGGGGCGGCGGGGACCAGATCCTGGCCGGGTGGCGCCGTCCACAGGCGACCTCGCTGCGCGCCCGCCTGTGGTGGCTGCGCCACGACGTGCGGACGCGGCAGGGGCCGGTGGAGCAGTTCGGGTGGCTGCGCCCGGAGGTGGCCCGCGACGTGCAGCGGGCGTACCGGGCCGAGGAACGCGCCGAGCCGCGCCTGCTGCGACACCGGATCGCCTGGCACGCCCGCCGTCGAGACCTGCTGCTGACCTGCTCGGCGCTGTCCCGAATGGCGGGCGATCATCAGGCCGTGGCGATCCAGCCGCTGCTCGACGAGGGGTTCCTGGCCGCGGTGGCCCACTCCGGCGGCGACCGGCGGGGGGTGGGGCGAGATGCCCTGCTCGCGGAGATCGTCGGGGACGCCCTGCCGGCCGAGGTCATCGCACCGCGCCGCAAGGCACGGTTCCGTGAGGTGTTCCTCCGGGAGCCGACGCGGGAGTTCGTCCGTACGTGGGACGGCGCCGGCGCCGACACCGACCTGGTGGACCCGGACCGGCTGCGGGACCTCTGGTCGCGCTGGCCGATCCCCGGCGGCACTGCCAGCCTGGTGCAACAGCTCTGGCTGGCCGCGTACCCCGCCGAGCGGGCGGGCGGCACCGGGCCCACGAATCCGCCCACGGGGTCCGACGTCGGCGTGGAGGTGCGGCCCTGACGCAGGGAGGCCGGTCAGCCGCGGTTGCGGCGTCGCGCCTCGCGCACCTCGGCAAGCGTGCCAGGGAGCCGGCCGGCGTTGCGGGCCAGCCGGGTGAGGTGCGCTACCAGCAGCCCGGCCCGGCCGCGCCGGGCCAGCGGACTGGCGTGGCGCATCGACGCCGGCGTCGGGAACAGGCGCGGGCCGAGGTGCCGCAACCGGCCGCGCAGCGTGGGCAGCTCGGCGAGCTGGGCCAGCGCCACCGCGCCGGGCGACGCGCGGTGGGCCCGCAGCCACAGCGCCGCCGAGCGGTGCCCGGGCAGGGCCAGCGTGGCGGCCAGGGCAGCGCCGGCCGGGATCAGCCGCAGGCCGAGCGCGAACGACGCGACGGCCCCGGTCCTCTCGGCGAGGTCGGCCGCCGCCCGCCAGGTCTCGGTGGGGAAGACCTCCACGGCCCGCGTCAGGTCGGCACGCGGTCGGTCGGACAACCCCGGCGCGGCGGCGTGCAGCGCCACCAGCAGAGCCGCTCCCGCCTCGTCGGGTACGGCGAGCGTGCCGCCGGCAAGCGCGATGCGCTCCGCCGAGGCGGACAGCACCGTCCAGAGCGCGTCGGGGTCGCTCACCCCGTGGAAGCCGCGATGCAGGTCGACGGTGCGCGGCAGCGGGCCGGGCAGCAGCCACGGTCGCTCGTACCAGTGCGAACGGTGGTCGGGGCGACCCTCGGGGAGGGCGCTGCGGCAGCCGAGGTCGGCAAGTGCCGCCTGCGCCCGGTCGAACGACGCCGGGGCGACAAGCAGGTCGACGTCGGTGTAGACGCGGTGCCGCTCCTGGCCCAGCCGCCGGGCCAGCCCTGGGCCCTTGAGCAGGACGGTGTCGACGCCGCGCTCGGCCAGCGCCGCGCTGAGGGTCACGGCGGCCGTGTCGAGGCTCAGGCAGCGCACCGCCTCCGACATGCCGGTCACCGGGCCGACCCCACGGCCCGGCCGGCGGCGATCGTCTCGGCGACCAACCGGTGGGTGTCGTCGAGGACGGCCCAGTCGCGTGGTCGGGTGAGGTCCCATCCCGGCAGAGCCGCGATCGACAGCAGCGCCACCGGATCGGACGGCAACTCGCCGAACGACCGCAGGCCGGCGAGCCGGGCCAGCAGGACCGTCTGCGGCAGCCGGGTCAGGCCCACCGCGGCGCCCCAGCGCAGGAACAGCCAGCCACCGAGCGGGACGCGAGGCGCGATCGGGGGCAGCCCGACCCGCAGCCGGTCACCGGCGCGCACCCGCCGGGTGGGCAGCGTGACCCCCGGCACGGGCTGCCGCAGGTCGACGCAGCGCGGGCCGGCGAACGCGGCGACGCCGTCGGTCACGAGGATGTCGTCGGCCAGCACCGGCACACTCCGCGCGGCCAGGGCCGCGAGCAGGCTGCTCTTTCCTGCGGTACGCGGGCCGAGCACCGCCCAGGCGCGACCGGCCAGGACGAAGGCGCCACTGTGGAACGCCTCCCGCCCGGCCCACCTGTTGACTGTGGTCGCCACCGGCGCGAGGTAGGGGTGGGCCAGGACGTCCGGGGTGAGCGGCGGGCCGTAGAAGGTCGCGGTGCCGTGCTCCCGGTCGACGGCGAGGGTACGCCCGTCCGCGAGGACTCTCGTGCCCCGCCGGTCGTCCAACGGCACCGGCGGTGGTGGGGGTGTGTCGCACTGGCGGATCCGTACCGCGGGCCAGCCGGGTGCGGCGGCGTCGGCGGGCGGGAGGTCGGCGACCTCGTCCAACCCGTGCACCCGCAGCCCGTAGGCCGCTCGACCGGATGTGGGCATGGTTCCCCCGTTCATGCGCTGGTCAACGACCTTTGGCGGTGCGACGGTGCGGGTGGCGCTCGTGGTGACGCGCCACCCGCACCCTCATCTTTTGAACGTCAGCGCAGCGTGCCGCGCTCGACTGTCAGCTTCTGCGACTCCTTCAGCCGCTCGGCTTCCGCCGCGCGCTGCTTGGCCGCCTTCTCGCCCTTCGCCGACGCCGCGACAGTGGGGACGACGCCCCCGCCGAGCGCGTCCACGTCGTACGCAAGCCACCACGATCCGGGTGTGTCCACCGCGAGGGTCAGCGCGATGTGGATCGACGCGCCCGGCGCGAGCCCACCCAGGTCGATGGGGATCGTCAGGGTGGTGCCCAGCCCTCCGCCCGGCGGGCTGGTCGCCGGCGTGTCCATGGACAGGTTGCGCACCAGCAGCGTCCGGCCGTCGCTGATGGTTATCGAGGTGGTCGCGTTGGTCGGGTTGACCAACCGCAGGTTGGAGTGCACCTGCGGCGACGACCCACCGGGGTACGGTGCGCCGTTCTCCGCGCTCAGCGACGTGATCCGGATGCGGGCCTGGGTGATCGGCGCGGACGACCTGTTGGTGAGCGTCCGCCGGATCACCAGGCTGGTCGCGGTGCGGACCCGGTTCGGCGGGGCCGACACGGCCACGTTCGGGTCGAACAGCGTCGACTGCACCGCCGCGTTCTGCTGGTAGGTGCCGAGCGTGTTCTGCGGTGAGGGACTACCGAGGGTGGACGGTACCCCGTTGATCGGCCCGATCACGGTGGCGACCAGCCGGAAGTCGGCCACGTTGTTGGCGGTGTCCTTCAGGTTGCCCCCGATGCGCAGACGGTTCCAGGCGTAGGGGACGAACGGCGGCGAGTTGAAGGCGGGCAGGGGCGGACCCTCGGAGAAGCCCGCCGTCGACCCGGCCCGGTCGGTGACCGTGTGCGCCGCGTCCGGTGCGACGAGCCGGAAACCGCCCTGACCGAGGCTGGGGACGATGAGGTCGGGTTGGATGTTGAACAGGGAGTAGTTGGTGGCCGCGATCAGGTAGCCCCGCTTGGGCGGCAGCGGCCGCGCGCTGCCCGGGATGGTGATGGACAGTCCGCCGGGCGCCTCGACCTTGAACCCGGCGATCGGCAGGTTGATCGCCGTGCCGTTGACGATCGAGACGAACTGGTCGGCGATGCCGCTGATGCCGGACTGCGCGAACTGGTCGATGACCACTTGGCGCGGTGCGGCCGAGACCTCGATGGCGACCTCGTTGGACACCGCCTCGCCGAGCGGCCCGGTCCCGTCGTACTGCGCCCGGAACTGGTTGTGCCCGAACGCCGGCACGTAGACCTGGAAGGTGGCCACGTTCAGGTTCAGCGGGAAGGTGCCCAGTGGGGTCTCCACCCCGTTTGGCAGTTCGTCGATGAGGGTGACGCTGCCCTCGGCGACGCCGGGGCCGACGATGACCTGGAACTGCACCGAGCTGCCGAAGTTGATGGCATTTGTGGACACGCTCAGCGTGGCCACGCTCTTGGGCTGGATCAGGATCCGGATCGCCCGGTTGGCGGCGAAGCCGTTGGCGTCGGTCACCCGGACCGTCGACGGGTACGCGCCGACAGTTGTCGGCCGGCCGGACAGCAGGCCGGTCGTCGGTTCGAGGGTCAGGCCGGGCGGAAGCGTCCCGGAGGGCAGGGACCAGGTGAACGGCCCGGTGCCGCCGATCACGTTGAGCTGCTCGGAGTAGGGCGCGTCGACCTCACCGAGTGGCGGCGCCGGGAAGCTCAGGATCGGCGCCTTGTTGACCACCAGGGTGATCAGCCTGGTGCCGGTCTCGCCGTCCGCGTCGACGACCCGGATCACCACCGGGTAGACGCCCGCGGTGGTCGGCACGCCGGAGATGCCGTTGGTGACGGGATTGAGCGAGATGCCGGGCGGCAGGGTGCCCGAGTCGACGCTCCAGGTGTAGGGCGGCACGCCGTGCGTGATGTTCAGGGTGGCGGTGTACGCGATGCCGACCGTCGCGTCGTTCGGGTGGTCGAACAGCAGCGTCGGCGAGACGTTGGCGATCACCTCGTCCGAAAGGACGGACTCGGGGCCGACGCCCTCGGCGGTGCGGGCCGCCACCGTGAACCGGTAGGCGGTGGTGGGGAACAGGCCGGTGACCGTGTTGGTGGTGGACGCCCCGAAGGTCTGGGCCGGCTGCCGTACGCCGTTGACCCAGGGGGTGACGATGTAGTTGGTGATCGGTGACCCGCCGTTCGGGCCGGGCTTCCAGCTAATCAGTGCCGTGGCGGTGTCGGCGGTGACCGCGATGATGGTCGGCGCGCCCGGCAACGCCATGATCTTGGCACCCTTGGACGCCTTGCTGGCCGGGCCGGTGCCCTCGGCGTTCTTCGCGGCGACGGTGAAGGTGTAGGTGCCCTTCGCGGTCAGACCCTCGACCTTCTGGCTGGTCTTCGACGCGTCGAAGGTCGCCGTCTTCACCTTCTTGGCGTTGCGGTAGGCGGTGACCACGTAGCCGGTGAGGGCCGAGCCGCGGTCGGCCGGCGCCTTCCAGTGCACAGTCGCGGTGCCGGCCCGCCAGGACGCGGTGGGCGTCGCCGGAGCGGCAGGTGGTTGCGCCGGGGCGGCTGCCACGGCGACCCGCTCCAGTGCGGCGGCCGGCGCGGTGACCGGCGCGGACGCGGTTGTGGGTGTGCGACTCGGGGCACGGGCCGAGGCTGCCGTCGGGGCGACGAGCAGGCTGACGAGCAGCGCCAGGATTGCGGCGCACGCGGTGACGACCCGTGGACGGGCGCGGAGCAGTGGGGACATCGATGTTCTCCCTCTCCGGGGGACGAGGCCCACAACGGATGGAGGAAGAAGGCGGGCGACCGGATCTGTCCACGGTGGCCACGCGCCTGGTGCCCCCGGCCGCAGGGCGACTGGTGAAATCGACCGTCACTCGCGAAATGACTTTCGCGTATTGAGCGACGCATCTCTATTTCAGTTTTACCAGTTTTCCCAGCTCAGGGGCCATATGTGTGGTGGGAAAATCTACCCGTGGACGCGGGGCTGTCCAAAACCCGACTGCCGTACGCGCCGTCAGATAGACGGCGCGACGGCAGCCTGCGGTCAGGCGCGGTCGACGGTGAGCTGGAGTTCGGTGACGCCCTGCTCCGGGGAGTCCTGGCAGTACTCCAGGTACACCTCGCGGGCGAATCCGTCGGTGCGGTAGCCGTTCGCCTCGATCCAGCGGGCGAGCACCTCGATGCTCTGCTCGACGTCGTCCATCGCGCCATGGTGGACGATCGTCGCGGCGGTGCCCACCGCGGGCAGCTCGCGTACCACCAGGTCGGGGCCTGCCGAGACGCCGGCGCCGACGGTCACCCCGGCGTGCACGACTACCTCGTCGCCGTCGTCGTCGGCGGCGGGTTCGTACCAGGCGATGGCCGGGCCTGTCGGCGTGATCCCGGTCTCGGCCAGCCGGCGGAACAGCTCCGGGTAGAGCGGCTGGATCACCGGACCGATGTCCTGGCTCTGGTAGCTGGGCGCGACGGCGGTCAGCTCCGCGACGCGAACCGGCGCGATCTCCTTGAGTACGACGTCCTGGGTGGTCATCCGACCCTCCGATTCGATCATGCGGAGCCTCGCCTCGACGGCCGCGAGCCGGGCAGTGTCGGCGGCCAGTTGCGCGGTCAGCTGGCTGCGACGCAACCGCAGCATGCCCCGCAACTCGGCCACGTCGACGGCGTCGTCCAGGATCGCCCGCACCTGGTCCAGGGTGAGACCCAGGTCCTTGAGGGCGATCACCCGGTTGAGCCGACGCAGCTGGTCCGCCCGGTAGGAGCGGTAGCCGCTGTGCGCGTCGACGCTTGCCGGGCGGAGCAGGCCGATGCTGTCGTAGTGGCGCAGCATCCGCACCGACACGCGGCCCAGTCGGGCGAAGTCTCCGATGGTGAACATGGTCCCCTCACGCTCGTCCCTGACACGGTGTCAGAGTCAAGCGTGTTCGAGAGGGTTCAGCGGCGGGGCGGGCGCGGGCCGACCAGCCGGCGGACCATCGGCGCGGCGTTCCACTTCGCCGCCCCGACCAGGTCGCGGGCGTGTTCCAGGACCGTGTAGTCGGGCCGGTTCATCCCGTCGGCGATGGCCCGGTCCAGGTCGTTGCCGCAGCGGCTCAGGACGGTGTCGAAGTCCCGGCGGACCGGTTCCAGCAGGTCGTAGCCGAACGACCTGTGCATCCGGGCGAAGAGCGGCTTGTAGAGCCGGACCCGTTCGTGCAGCCCGGTGGAGTACGACATGGGGTTCTTCGGCCGGCGCAGGACGTAGTCGGGCAGCACGTCGGCGAACGCCCGCCGCACGATCCATTTCTCCTGGCCG from Micromonospora lupini harbors:
- a CDS encoding DUF305 domain-containing protein encodes the protein MTVRRGRLLAVVITAALIVVLAVLAVRATGDPGRPAASTRSASPSPTAASPTGPPPPPVLVPGRPGEPAVARSAQEVRDDSPPRYNGLDTVYVQMMIPHHQQALEMSALAQERAADPRIRAYADRIRAGQGPEIKVLRGWLATRGLPETAPGHDHAGMRGMQSPEAMKRLTAARGVEFDRLFIAMMTDHHQGAVTMATDLLSVGVDATLNELATSLATEQAIEIARLRELTPP
- a CDS encoding asparagine synthase-related protein, with the protein product MLRPTSFDIATGTVLGVAPVSPRRPTPTGLPGPLGALDAAVLPGLARPPCLVSFSGGLDSSLVLAVAVRAARREGLPDPVPVTWRFAGAPRANESDWQERVIRALRLDGSWQILRADDELDLVGPVARRLLRRYGVVHPVNLHLHLPLAELAGGGSLLTGGGGDQILAGWRRPQATSLRARLWWLRHDVRTRQGPVEQFGWLRPEVARDVQRAYRAEERAEPRLLRHRIAWHARRRDLLLTCSALSRMAGDHQAVAIQPLLDEGFLAAVAHSGGDRRGVGRDALLAEIVGDALPAEVIAPRRKARFREVFLREPTREFVRTWDGAGADTDLVDPDRLRDLWSRWPIPGGTASLVQQLWLAAYPAERAGGTGPTNPPTGSDVGVEVRP
- a CDS encoding SLC13 family permease, which codes for MKSAAGTPPAPPEPTARWRPHPLDVVAVVLAVAGAACALSGLLSRAETTATLHRILPLLLFLGTVIVLAELTAVAGVFDVLASRLAIASRGRWAALFLLCGGLATVTTLVLNLDTTAVLLTPVLLALARGLRVPAGPLAVTTVWLANTASLLLPVSNLTNLLAADRVGLTPLAYAERMALPQLAAVTVTMVLLWYCWWRRERPAGGRFVPPAPHVPADPVLHRVALAGCLLFVAGILAGVEIGLASSVALALVLLGFVVRSPTTLRAGLVPVRLLLFVVGLFLVVQTLGRHGLDDLVADLVGADGGAAGALRAGGTGALLANAVNNLPAYLAGEAVLPGADHTRLLALLIGTNVGPLAAPWASLATLLWFERCRAAGVAVPVRRFVLTSTLLAVAGTLAAVGALLLVS
- a CDS encoding lasso RiPP family leader peptide-containing protein, with the translated sequence MTAHRELETTETAVPDYRPPTIRRLGTLAELTKGGTVGPDDGLGGGGDGSL
- a CDS encoding LVIVD repeat-containing protein, producing MIRLATARLRQLRIVSLAATGLLLTSVAVATPSSAQEAAPAAAPQAAASDIPGVDEIRSSPNLRQIANLPKQAPFDTTAALNSDMAFQGKYAFAGNYNGFVVYDISRPSAPKITAQVSCPGSQNDISVYGNLLFVSTDSSRSDDSCASVAQPASVKESWEGIKVFDISDKANPRYIKSVETACGSHTHTLVPGKDRKNVYLYVSSYSPRAEFPDCQPPHDSISIVKVPVKKPTEAAVISTPNLFPDGGFPGSETGSATTGCHDITAYPAKDIAAGACMGDGILLDIKNREAPRLITQVRDTVNFAFWHSATFNNAGTKVVFTDELGGGGAATCNETVGPNRGADAIYDITGRGDARTLAFRSYYKIPRTNAETENCVAHNGSLVPVLGRDIMVQAWYQGGISVWDFTDSRHPKEIAYWERGPLSATEPVTGGAWSTYYYNGNIYSNDIQKGLDVLELNDWRTWTANLTRFNELNVQTQPGYLSW
- a CDS encoding ABC transporter permease; this translates as MTPTAATATRASGRRAGGAGGRGGATAVGMVLALVRRDLGDPRQFRLPLLLDVAFGVVNLVVFLFISRVLTPATGTDLTRSPSYFDFVAVGITFLLVLQAASTQLTGRVIREQRSGTLELLAAQPVPVPALAIGTAGYPFLFVLLRSGVYLAILATVLGLRTEHADWWGVTVVLVAGSAAMMGVGIVLAAFTIAVGHGDGAARLVVVGLSFVSGTYFPVSELPGPLPALTAVLPSRIALDGLRAALTGGHWTWSAGALLGATALLLPASSWAFGRALRVAARRGALKRD
- a CDS encoding ABC transporter ATP-binding protein, with amino-acid sequence MLTVRRAQRRFGRRVIFTDLDLDVASGARVFLGGSNGSGKTTLLRCLSGTLTLSAGQATVGGHPVGSLPARRLTGVCLAPEQGLYEKLSARENLALVARLRLPRRAVAPAVAGLEQELDLTGYATVPVERCSAGMRARVSIARALVGAPALLLLDEPSRSLDDPSRLLLWQALDRRPELTCVIASHHADDRRRCGTALTLAAAA
- a CDS encoding DUF1203 domain-containing protein, with product MTTTATFRVHAVPASALDLVRRTGRDAAGHPVEACLAGGGEPLRCCLRDAEAGEALLLFGYAPPIDAAAYREIGPVFAHAAACPGPDHAGGHPPAWRGRPQVLRAYDRQGRICGGRLHDGTDPEAVIAELFADPRVRQLHSRNVVYGCFMFIVERAAG